The following is a genomic window from Photobacterium sp. GJ3.
TGACCATCATGGGTCACGTCGACCACGGTAAAACGTCTACGCTGGACTACATCCGTAAAGCACACGTTGCCGCGGGCGAAGCCGGTGGTATTACCCAGCACATTGGTGCTTACCACGTTGAAACCAACAACGGTATGATCACCTTCCTGGATACCCCTGGACACGCAGCGTTTACCGCAATGCGTGCGCGTGGTGCTCAGGCAACAGATATCGTCATTCTGGTTGTTGCTGCAGACGATGGCGTGATGCCACAAACGATTGAAGCAATCCAGCACGCGAAAGCTGCCGGTGTACCGCTGATCGTTGCTGTGAACAAGATCGATAAAGAAGACGCGAACCCAGACAACGTGAAGAACGAACTGGCTCAGTACGATGTGATTCCTGAAGAGTGGGGCGGTGAGAACATGTTCGTTCACATCTCTGCGAAGCAGGGCACCAACATCGACGGTCTGCTGGAAGCAATTCTGCTGCAAGCAGAAGTACTGGAGCTGGAAGCGGTTGCAGAAGGCATGGCGAAAGGTGTGGTTGTCGAATCACGTCTGGACAAAGGTCGTGGTCCGGTTGCAACGGTTCTGGTTCAGGAAGGTACGCTGTGTAAAGGCGATATCGTTCTGTGTGGTCTGGAATATGGCCGTGTTCGTGCAATGCGTGACGAGCTGGGTCGTGAAATTGAAGAAGCGGGTCCATCCATTCCGGTTGAGATTCTGGGTCTGTCTGGTGTGCCTTCTTCTGGTGACGAAGCGACAGTGGTTCGTGACGAGCGTAAAGCCCGTGAAGTTGCACTGTACCGTCAGGGTAAATTCCGTGATGTGAAACTGGCGCGTCAGCAGAAAGCGAAACTGGAAAACATGTTCTCGAACATGACTGCCGGTGAAGTGGCTGAACTGAACGTGGTTCTGAAAGCCGACGTACAGGGTTCTGTGGAAGCGATTGCAGACTCACTGCGTAAGCTGTCAACAGAAGAAGTGAAAGTGAACATCGTGGGTTCGGGTGTTGGTGGTATCACCGAAACCGATGCGGTGCTGGCTGCAGCGTCGAACGCAATCGTTCTGGGCTTCAACGTGCGTGCAGATGCATCTGCACGTAAGACGATTGAAGCTGAGAATCTGGATCTGCGTTACTACTCCATCATTTACCAGCTGATCGACGAAGTGAAAGCTGCGATGGGCGGTATGCTGTCTCCTGAGTTCAAGCAGGAAATCATTGGTCTGGCTGAAGTGCGTGACGTATTTAAGTCACCGAAGCTGGGCGCAATTGCCGGCTGTATGGTCACGGAAGGGACGATCAAGCGTAGCAACCCAATCCGCGTTCTGCGTGAAAACGTGGTGATCTACGAAGGTGAGCTTGAATCTCTGCGTCGTTTCAAAGATGACGTTCAGGAAGTGAAGAACGGCTACGAGTGTGGTATCGGCGTGAAGAACTATAATGATGTTCGCGTTGGTGACCAAATCGAAGTTTACGAAATCGTTGAGATTCAGCGTACGCTGGACTAATTATTCAGGTTGCTCGTAAACCTGGCTAGAACACTGGGGAGCTTCGGCTCCCCTTTGTGTCAGGTTCAGCGGGCCACTGAGAGAGAGAATCAAATGGCGAAAGAATTCAGCCGTACACAACGTGTTGCTCAGCAGCTGCAAAAAGAGCTGGCAGTGATTCTGCAACGCGAAATTAAAGATCCGCGCATTGGTATGGCAACTATTTCCAGTGTGGAAGTGTCCCGTGATATGGGATACGCCAAAGTCTATGTGACTTTCCTGACTGTGGGTGAGCAAACGCCGGAAGACAGCCTGGAAGCACTGCGTGAAATGGCACCTTACATCCGTTCATTGCTGGGCAAGCAGATCCGCCTGCGTGTTACGCCGGAGCTGAACTTTATCTTTGACCAGTCGCTGACGGAAGGTATGCGTATCTCCAATCTGGTCAGTAAAGTGGTTCGCGATGATGAAGCCCGTCGTGGCGATGAACCTCAGGATGAAGGTGAGGACAAGTAATGGCTCGTCGTCGTAAAGGACGTCCGGTTGACGGCGTTCTGCTGTTAGACAAACCAGGTGGCATCACGTCAAACGATGCACTGCAAAAAGTGAAACGCATTTTCTTTGCAGAAAAAGCGGGACACACTGGCGCACTGGATCCTCTGGCGACCGGAATGCTGCCGATTTGTCTGGGGGAAGCGACTAAGTTTTCTCAGTTCCTGCTGGACTCGGATAAGCGCTATCGCGTCATTGCAAAACTGGGTGAGCGAACGAATACCTCTGACTCAGACGGTGAAGTGGTCGAAACCCGTGACGTGAAAGTTGATCGGGGCCTGCTGGAGCGCTGTATTGCCAAGTTCCGTGGCACGACCAAGCAAATTCCGTCTATGTTTTCGGCGCTGAAATATCAGGGACGCCCACTGTACGAATATGCCCGTGAAGGTAAAGAAGTACCGCGTGAAGCCCGTGATATCACCGTGTATGAAATCAGCCTGCTTCGCTTCAGCGACAATGAAGTTGAGATGGAAGTGCATTGTTCAAAAGGCACTTATATCCGTACGATTGTTGATGACCTGGGTGAGATGCTGGGTTGCGGCGCGCATGTAACCTACCTGCGTCGGATCGGTGTCTCCAAGTATCCGCTGGAGAGCATGGTCACGCTGGAGCAACTGGAAGCACTGCTGGAACAGGCACGTGAACAGGATATTCAGCCGAAAGAGTTGCTGGATCCACTGTTGCTGCCAACGGACACCGCAGTTCAGGATTTACCTGAAGTCAATCTTCTGCCAGTTGTCGCCAGCTATGTACTCAACGGTCAGCCGGTTCAGGCGGGTCGTGTTCCGGAAGCCGGAACACTGGTGCGGCTGACTGCCGGAGAGCAGCGTGATTTCATCGGTGTGGGTGAAATCGATGCTGAGGGGATGGTTGCCCCGAAGCGTGTACTGGCAAACAAGCAGTAAGCACGCCTGCTGAGAATATTCCGCTTGCGGCCCGTTTGACGGGTGCGTATAATTCGCGGCTCGGGTGCCGGCTGAATCAGAGATTGGCTGGCACAAACTTTACTATTTTGTATTAGGAATGAGTTATGTCTCTGAATGCAGAAACTAAAGCAGCTATCGTTGCTGAATACGCACAAGGCACAAACGACACGGGTTCACCTGAAGTTCAGGTTGCACTGCTGACAGCACAAATCAACCACCTGCAAGGCCACTTTTCTGAGCATAAAGGTGACCACCACAGCCGTCGTGGTCTGCTGCGCATGGTTTCTCGCCGTCGTAAGCTGCTGGACTACCTGAAAGGCAAAGATCTGGGTCGTTACCAGTCTCTGATCCAGCGCCTGGGTCTGCGTCGCTAAGATTGCTTGAAGAGAAAGGAGCCGACAGGCTCCTTTCTTTTTATGCCCTCACAGGGCACAATGTTTGTTGTTCAACAAACGCTCTTTATGAATGAAATCACGGTACTTCACACTTTCACGAGTCGTTTTCGTCGACCCTCAGGTCGCGGCTATTGACAGCATCTGTGCTGAACGGCTGTTGTCATTAGTCGCGATGCGTGAATTGTAAGTGCCACTTCACATGACGCTTTTTGATGTGTCGGATATACTTACTGGCGCAAATAGAAAAAGCAGATCAATATTTTAAGGAAATTCACGTGAATCCTATCGTAAAAACCTTCCAGTACGGTAACCACACCGTCACTCTGGAAACTGGTGTTATGGCACGTCAGGCAACTGCTGCCGTGATGGCCAGTATGGATGACACTTCTGTCTTCGTCAGCGTTGTTGGTAAGAAAGAAGCTGTTGAAGGTCAGGACTTTTTCCCGCTGACTGTAAACTACCAGGAGCGTACTTACGCTGCCGGTAAAATCCCGGGTGGTTTCTTCAAACGTGAAGGCCGTCCTTCTGAAAGCGAAACCCTGACGGCACGTCTGGTTGACCGTCCAATCCGTCCACTGTTCCCGGATGCATTCAAAAACGAAGTTCAGGTGATTGCAACGGTCGTTTCTGTGAACCCGGATGTGAGCCCGGACATCGTGACCATGATCGGTACCTCTGCGGCACTGGCGATTTCTGGTATTCCGTTCAATGGCCCAATCGGTGCAGCGCGTGTTGGTTACATCAACGATCAACTGGTTCTGAACCCAAGCAACAAAGAGCTGGCGGAAAGCCGTCTGGATCTGGTGGTTGCTGGTACTGATTCTGCAGTGCTGATGGTTGAATCTGAAGCAGAGCGACTGACAGAAGAGCAAATGCTGCAAGCGGTTGTGTTTGGTCACGACCAACAGCAAACCGTGATCAACGCGATCAAAGAGTTTGCTGCTGAAGTTGCAACACCAGCCTGGGACTGGACTGCACCAGAAGTCAATACAGCACTGAAAGCACGCGTAGCTGAAAAAGCAGAAACGCGTTTGGCTGAAGCGTACCAAATTACTGAAAAAATGGCGCGTTACGAGCAAGTTGGCGCCATCAAGAATGATGTGGTTGCAGCGTTGCTGGCTGAAGATGAAACGCTGGAAGAGCGTGAAATCCGTGACATGCTGAGCGCTCTGGAAAAGAACGTTGTTCGTAGCCGCATCATTGCTGGCAACCCGCGTATTGATGGCCGTGAGAAAGACATGGTTCGTGCGCTGGACGTTCGTACCGGCGTTCTGCCGCGTACACACGGTTCTTCTCTGTTCACTCGTGGTGAAACGCAGGCACTGGTGACAGCGACTCTGGGTACCCAGCGTGATGCGCAAATCCTGGATGAACTGACAGGCGAGCGTAAAGAACACTTCCTGCTGCACTACAACTTCCCTCCTTACTGTGTGGGCGAGACTGGCTTTGTGGGTTCTCCGAAGCGTCGTGAAATCGGCCACGGTAAACTGGCGAAGCGTGGTATCCAGGCTGTGATGCCAAGTGTGGATGAGTTCCCGTACACCGTTCGTGTGGTTTCTGAAATCACCGAATCAAACGGTTCTTCTTCAATGGCTTCTGTTTGTGGTACTTCTCTGGCACTGATGGATGCAGGCGTGCCAATCAAAGCTTCTGTTGCGGGTATCGCAATGGGTCTGGTGAAAGAAGGCGAAGATTTCGTGGTTCTGTCTGACATCCTGGGTGACGAAGATCACCTGGGTGACATGGACTTCAAAGTAGCGGGTACGAACGACGGTATCACTGCACTGCAGATGGATATCAAAATCGAAGGTATCACTAAAGAAATCATGCAGATCGCTCTGAATCAGGCGAAAGGTGCGCGGATGCACATCCTGGGCGTGATGGATCAGGCAATCAGCACAGCACGTGACGATATCTCTGAGTTTGCACCGCGTATTCACACCATGAAGATCAACCCAGAGAAGATCAAAGATGTGATCGGTAAAGGTGGTGCGGTGATTCGTCAGCTGACTGAAGAAACCGGCACAACGATCGAAATCGAAGACGATGGTACTGTGAAGATCGCGGCAACCGAAGGGACTGCGGCAAAAGAAGCGATCCGTCGTATCGAAGAAATCACCGCTGACGTTGAAGTTGGTCGCATCTATACTGGTAAAGTAGTGCGAATTGTTGATTTTGGTGCATTTGTTTCTGTCATTGGCAGCAAAGAAGGTCTGGTACACATTTCTCAGATCGCTGAAGAGCGTGTAGAGAAAGTATCTGACTACCTGCAAATGGGTCAGGAAGTACAAGTGAAAGTACTGGAAATCGACCGTCAGGGCCGTATTCGCCTGAGCATGAAAGAAGCGAAGAGCGAGCCGGCACCAGCCGCAGGTGAAGACGCTTAATCCTTTTGGTTTTGCGACAACTTCATCAAGAAAGTATTAAGGGGCTGTATGGCCCCTTTTTTATACCAATGAACTTACTGAGACTGTACCCGGGTTGTGGGCTTTGACACATCGAATGAACTGAAGAAATCAAAGTACTGCCGGGTCGGTTAGGGAGAATGGCATTGTTTGCAAAGAGGTTTAAGTTCGCAGCCATCGCGATGGCCGTCATGCTCGGCGGATGTTCGACAAATACTTATTCCAGTTGGGAGCAACCGCTGATCGCGGTACCGTTGCAACCCACGATCCAGCAACAAATACAGCTGGCGCGGATCGATCAACTGTTGGGACGCAGTGATCTGGACGATGAAACCCGCTCTCAGATTTTTTATGAGCGTGGTCTGCTGCATGATGGGATCGGCTTACGGGATCTGGCCCGACTGGATTTTGATCAGTCGCTTGCGCTGTATCCGGCCCAACCCGATATCTTCAATATCCTGGGTGTTTATCTGACACAACGCGCCCGGTTTGATGAGGCTTACGAGGCATTCGACTCCGCACTGGAATTGGATGTGAGCCATCCGTATGCACAGCGAAACCGTGGGATTGCACTGTACTACGGCGGTCGCTATACCCTGGCCAAACAAGATCTGATTGCGCATTATGAGCAGGATCCGAATGATCCTTATCGCACAATCTGGTTGTACTTCGTTGAACTGGAAACGGCACCGGAAAAAGCGGCACAAAACCTGACAAACCGGTTTGAGCGTGCAGATCGTGAGGACTGGGGCTGGAATATTGTCAGCATGCTGATGGGTTCAGAGACGGAGCAGCAGCTTTTGGATAGTATTGTCAGAAGCAGCGAAAGCAATGCGCAAATGGCCGAACGTCTGACAGAAAGTTATTTCTACATGGCAAAGCGCTATCAGCATGAGAATAAATACGCTGAAGCGGTTCAGTTATACAAGCTCACACTGTCTGGCAATGTGTATGAATTTGTTGAGCATCGTTTTGCAGCGCTGGAGCTGAATCGCTTACTGGCTGCGTTGCAAAATGAAACTGCACAGGTTGAATCCGAAGACGAAGCGTTATAACGCTGTCTATGAGTTAAGAAAGGTTGCCCTGCAGGAGCCGCTATAGTTAAGGCGATAGCGGAGGAGTAAGTCTGGGGGCAGCCATGAAACGTATCGTTGTATTTCTTTGGGCCTGCCTGGTCTTAACCACCGCTGCAGCTCAGCAGCTGGATTATGTTCATGCGGTGACCACGCCGGGGCAGGGGCGGTTAGTGACCGTTGATGATTACTGGCTGCTGGCTTTCAGCAATACGTATGATATCCGGTTGCCCGAGCATGTGACAGAAGGACAAAAACTGCAAATTCAGGTGAAGGCGGCAGATACCTGGCAGTCAGAGCCGTTTACTGTGGTCGCTATCACTATCTATGAAGATTTGTGCCGCCTGCACCGGCAGCATCCGAGTCAGGATGGTCGTTATCCTTCGGATGCCATTTATATTCAGCCCTGTGCCCGCGAATAAACCCGTCAACACAAAAACGCCCCGGTTTTTCGGGGCGTTTTTGTATGGCGCAATTAGACAAGCCCGGTGGTCAGGTGGACCACAATGACGGTAAAAGCTGACATTAACGGTATGGCCATGGTCACCACGGCAATATCACCATAACTCTGTCTGTGCGTCAGTCGGCACACGGCCAGCAGGGTAATGACCGCACCACAGTGTGGTAAGGTATCCAGCCCGCCCGCTGCCAGCAGAACGACACGGTGCAGCACTTCCGGGTTGATCCCCGTGCTCAGGAAATCATTCCCCAGCATTGCCAGCACCATCCCTGTCCCCCCAGAAGAAGAACCGA
Proteins encoded in this region:
- the infB gene encoding translation initiation factor IF-2, whose product is MSEVTVKALADEIGTPIDRLLQQFADAGISKKAEDSVNQQEKESLLTHLKKEHGGNTDEAPTRLTLQRKTRSTLSVSGSGGKSKNIQVEVRKKRTYVKRSALEEEQRAEEARQAEEAAKRAAEEAAKREAEEQAKREAEEKAKREAEEKRLAEEKAKQLEKQSERDAAVDASERDTDQKRDAEEKAKRAAAEQEAKKEAEALQRRREEEAKRKAEEDSQRQLEEARKMAEMNEKNWSKKDQDTSDMEREDYHTTTSTYARAAEDEQDRREEATRRRSKKKKASGPKTEDREQRERPMTQRGGRNQRGRGKQQMSKPSSMRHGFDKTATVAKADVVIGETIVVSELANKMAVKAAEVIKVMMKLGAMATINQVIDQETAQLVAEEMGHKAILRKENELEEAVLSDRDENLTTVPRAPVVTIMGHVDHGKTSTLDYIRKAHVAAGEAGGITQHIGAYHVETNNGMITFLDTPGHAAFTAMRARGAQATDIVILVVAADDGVMPQTIEAIQHAKAAGVPLIVAVNKIDKEDANPDNVKNELAQYDVIPEEWGGENMFVHISAKQGTNIDGLLEAILLQAEVLELEAVAEGMAKGVVVESRLDKGRGPVATVLVQEGTLCKGDIVLCGLEYGRVRAMRDELGREIEEAGPSIPVEILGLSGVPSSGDEATVVRDERKAREVALYRQGKFRDVKLARQQKAKLENMFSNMTAGEVAELNVVLKADVQGSVEAIADSLRKLSTEEVKVNIVGSGVGGITETDAVLAAASNAIVLGFNVRADASARKTIEAENLDLRYYSIIYQLIDEVKAAMGGMLSPEFKQEIIGLAEVRDVFKSPKLGAIAGCMVTEGTIKRSNPIRVLRENVVIYEGELESLRRFKDDVQEVKNGYECGIGVKNYNDVRVGDQIEVYEIVEIQRTLD
- the rbfA gene encoding 30S ribosome-binding factor RbfA; this encodes MAKEFSRTQRVAQQLQKELAVILQREIKDPRIGMATISSVEVSRDMGYAKVYVTFLTVGEQTPEDSLEALREMAPYIRSLLGKQIRLRVTPELNFIFDQSLTEGMRISNLVSKVVRDDEARRGDEPQDEGEDK
- the truB gene encoding tRNA pseudouridine(55) synthase TruB, whose translation is MARRRKGRPVDGVLLLDKPGGITSNDALQKVKRIFFAEKAGHTGALDPLATGMLPICLGEATKFSQFLLDSDKRYRVIAKLGERTNTSDSDGEVVETRDVKVDRGLLERCIAKFRGTTKQIPSMFSALKYQGRPLYEYAREGKEVPREARDITVYEISLLRFSDNEVEMEVHCSKGTYIRTIVDDLGEMLGCGAHVTYLRRIGVSKYPLESMVTLEQLEALLEQAREQDIQPKELLDPLLLPTDTAVQDLPEVNLLPVVASYVLNGQPVQAGRVPEAGTLVRLTAGEQRDFIGVGEIDAEGMVAPKRVLANKQ
- the rpsO gene encoding 30S ribosomal protein S15, encoding MSLNAETKAAIVAEYAQGTNDTGSPEVQVALLTAQINHLQGHFSEHKGDHHSRRGLLRMVSRRRKLLDYLKGKDLGRYQSLIQRLGLRR
- the pnp gene encoding polyribonucleotide nucleotidyltransferase; translated protein: MNPIVKTFQYGNHTVTLETGVMARQATAAVMASMDDTSVFVSVVGKKEAVEGQDFFPLTVNYQERTYAAGKIPGGFFKREGRPSESETLTARLVDRPIRPLFPDAFKNEVQVIATVVSVNPDVSPDIVTMIGTSAALAISGIPFNGPIGAARVGYINDQLVLNPSNKELAESRLDLVVAGTDSAVLMVESEAERLTEEQMLQAVVFGHDQQQTVINAIKEFAAEVATPAWDWTAPEVNTALKARVAEKAETRLAEAYQITEKMARYEQVGAIKNDVVAALLAEDETLEEREIRDMLSALEKNVVRSRIIAGNPRIDGREKDMVRALDVRTGVLPRTHGSSLFTRGETQALVTATLGTQRDAQILDELTGERKEHFLLHYNFPPYCVGETGFVGSPKRREIGHGKLAKRGIQAVMPSVDEFPYTVRVVSEITESNGSSSMASVCGTSLALMDAGVPIKASVAGIAMGLVKEGEDFVVLSDILGDEDHLGDMDFKVAGTNDGITALQMDIKIEGITKEIMQIALNQAKGARMHILGVMDQAISTARDDISEFAPRIHTMKINPEKIKDVIGKGGAVIRQLTEETGTTIEIEDDGTVKIAATEGTAAKEAIRRIEEITADVEVGRIYTGKVVRIVDFGAFVSVIGSKEGLVHISQIAEERVEKVSDYLQMGQEVQVKVLEIDRQGRIRLSMKEAKSEPAPAAGEDA
- the nlpI gene encoding lipoprotein NlpI → MFAKRFKFAAIAMAVMLGGCSTNTYSSWEQPLIAVPLQPTIQQQIQLARIDQLLGRSDLDDETRSQIFYERGLLHDGIGLRDLARLDFDQSLALYPAQPDIFNILGVYLTQRARFDEAYEAFDSALELDVSHPYAQRNRGIALYYGGRYTLAKQDLIAHYEQDPNDPYRTIWLYFVELETAPEKAAQNLTNRFERADREDWGWNIVSMLMGSETEQQLLDSIVRSSESNAQMAERLTESYFYMAKRYQHENKYAEAVQLYKLTLSGNVYEFVEHRFAALELNRLLAALQNETAQVESEDEAL